From a single Novipirellula caenicola genomic region:
- a CDS encoding valine--tRNA ligase, with product MTIPTRFDHSDAVADIANAWEDARCAHAEPNPDRKPFTIVIPPPNVTGALHLGHGLNNTLQDIVIRTKRMQGFETLWMPGTDHAGIATQAVVEKRLKEQENKTRHDLGREALVQRIWDWKEQYEKRILGQLKRMGCSCDWERVRFTLDDRCAAAVRATFFDLFSKKRIYRGKRLVNWDTYLQTAVSDDEVINKTEKGHFWHIFYPVVDPKPGEPSRIEIATTRPETMLGDTAVAVHPDPEAAMDKLDAELKAKRETASAGEKSEIDKQIKSLAERRQTMLPLLIQLRDMALDGRKVMLPLMNREIPIVADEWAKPEMGTGCVKITPAHDPNDYEVGKRVGLAMINILNADGTMNSETGVYEGLSIKKTRAKVVEDLEALDLLGEIEDREIELPLSDRSKTPIEPYLADQWFVAMEELAQSAIDAVSTEQVKIFPERYRKGYLDWLSEKRDWPVSRQLWWGHQIPIWSLGGISQADAKAAAEKIHAFAEYASGKIADRIDENEDGSHSLFVCLRSDDAKLEAKVEALGLVRDPDVLDTWFSSALWPHSTLGWPEQTPELEYFYPTSTLITSRDIITLWVARMVLMGLNNVGKVPFDEVFIHPKILDGLGETMSKSKGNGVDPIDVIEKFGPDALRFGLARLATETQDVRMPVQYECPHCEKLIDQTKKNRSLPKLDCPECKKTFSTQWAESTEDKSHPRAAVVSERFETARNFVNKLWNAARFALMNFEGYEPQEIDVKTLPLEDRWLLSRLSTVTKQVTEATEHYHFAEASRILYDFAWDEFCSFYVEIAKPRLSDDSLRGVTQSVMAHGLDTLLRLLHPIMPFVTESIWGYLNEAAPKRGIPSLAEAPRFVMTAAWPTAESAHYDENIERQFNEFQEVVGAIRRIRASQNIAPRDTVPVAIRCSESSQSLLEPMRTYFQGLAGAEVVQLSPDAKPFEIDAPLAITGLDIEVHVDLEQFIDFKAELARLEKLRDQVVKQIGGKEQKLSNENFVARAPAEVVAKERESLDELKRQLESVENDILRLKSKLG from the coding sequence GAATGCAAGGTTTTGAAACGCTGTGGATGCCCGGCACCGATCATGCGGGAATCGCGACGCAAGCGGTGGTTGAAAAACGGCTGAAGGAACAGGAAAACAAGACGCGTCACGATCTCGGACGCGAAGCGTTGGTCCAGCGGATCTGGGATTGGAAAGAACAATACGAAAAGCGGATCCTCGGCCAACTCAAACGGATGGGGTGCAGCTGCGATTGGGAGCGAGTTCGATTCACGCTGGATGATCGCTGCGCCGCCGCGGTGCGAGCTACTTTTTTCGACCTGTTCAGCAAAAAACGGATCTATCGCGGCAAACGGCTGGTCAACTGGGACACCTATTTGCAAACCGCCGTCAGCGATGATGAAGTGATCAACAAGACCGAGAAAGGTCATTTTTGGCACATTTTCTATCCGGTCGTCGATCCTAAACCGGGCGAACCGTCGCGAATCGAAATCGCGACCACGCGGCCTGAAACGATGCTTGGCGATACCGCGGTGGCGGTCCATCCGGATCCCGAAGCCGCGATGGACAAACTTGATGCCGAGCTGAAAGCCAAACGCGAAACGGCTTCGGCGGGCGAAAAGAGTGAAATTGACAAGCAGATCAAATCGTTGGCCGAGCGTCGACAAACGATGCTGCCGCTGTTGATCCAGCTGCGTGACATGGCGTTGGATGGCCGCAAAGTGATGTTGCCGCTAATGAATCGCGAGATCCCAATCGTGGCCGACGAATGGGCCAAACCCGAGATGGGAACCGGTTGCGTCAAGATCACGCCTGCGCACGACCCGAATGACTATGAAGTCGGCAAACGGGTTGGGTTGGCGATGATCAACATCCTAAACGCCGACGGAACCATGAACTCCGAGACCGGCGTTTATGAAGGTTTGTCCATCAAGAAAACACGTGCCAAGGTGGTCGAGGACCTCGAAGCCCTTGATCTGCTTGGTGAGATCGAAGACCGTGAAATCGAATTGCCGCTGAGCGATCGCAGCAAGACCCCGATCGAACCGTATTTGGCCGACCAATGGTTCGTGGCGATGGAAGAATTGGCACAATCCGCGATAGATGCTGTTTCGACCGAGCAAGTCAAGATTTTCCCCGAGCGTTATCGCAAAGGCTATCTCGATTGGTTAAGCGAGAAACGCGATTGGCCCGTCAGCCGACAATTGTGGTGGGGTCACCAAATTCCGATCTGGTCGCTCGGCGGGATCAGCCAAGCGGATGCCAAGGCGGCGGCTGAAAAAATCCATGCGTTTGCCGAATATGCCTCGGGCAAGATTGCTGATCGGATCGATGAAAACGAAGACGGCAGCCACTCGCTGTTCGTTTGTTTGCGTAGCGATGATGCAAAACTCGAAGCCAAAGTCGAGGCATTGGGGCTCGTCCGTGACCCCGATGTTTTGGACACGTGGTTCTCGTCGGCGCTGTGGCCACACAGCACGCTTGGATGGCCGGAACAAACGCCTGAACTTGAGTATTTTTATCCGACCAGCACTTTGATCACATCGCGTGACATCATCACGTTGTGGGTCGCGCGTATGGTGTTGATGGGGCTAAATAACGTCGGCAAGGTCCCATTTGACGAGGTGTTCATTCACCCCAAGATCCTCGATGGATTGGGGGAAACGATGAGCAAGAGCAAAGGGAACGGCGTCGACCCGATCGACGTGATCGAAAAATTTGGTCCCGATGCGTTGCGGTTCGGATTGGCGCGGTTGGCGACCGAAACGCAAGACGTGCGGATGCCGGTCCAGTACGAGTGTCCTCATTGCGAGAAACTGATCGACCAAACCAAAAAGAATCGATCGCTGCCGAAATTGGATTGCCCGGAATGCAAGAAAACGTTCTCGACCCAGTGGGCTGAATCGACAGAGGACAAGTCGCATCCGCGTGCCGCCGTGGTCAGCGAACGTTTCGAAACGGCTCGCAATTTCGTCAACAAACTGTGGAACGCAGCCCGTTTTGCGTTGATGAATTTCGAAGGCTATGAGCCGCAAGAAATCGATGTCAAAACGCTGCCGCTGGAAGACCGCTGGTTGCTGAGTCGATTGTCCACCGTCACCAAACAAGTGACCGAAGCGACCGAACATTATCATTTTGCCGAAGCCTCGCGGATCCTTTACGATTTTGCCTGGGACGAATTCTGCAGTTTCTATGTCGAGATTGCCAAACCGCGATTGTCCGACGACTCGCTTCGCGGGGTCACCCAGTCGGTGATGGCTCACGGACTCGATACGCTACTGCGTTTGTTGCACCCGATCATGCCGTTTGTGACCGAATCGATTTGGGGCTACTTGAACGAAGCGGCGCCCAAGCGAGGCATTCCATCGCTCGCAGAGGCTCCGCGGTTTGTAATGACCGCGGCGTGGCCTACGGCTGAATCGGCGCACTACGACGAGAACATCGAACGGCAATTCAACGAGTTCCAAGAGGTCGTTGGCGCGATTCGCCGGATCCGAGCGAGCCAAAACATTGCTCCACGTGATACAGTCCCGGTCGCGATTCGCTGCAGCGAATCATCACAATCGCTATTGGAACCAATGCGAACCTATTTCCAAGGACTCGCCGGCGCGGAAGTGGTCCAGTTGAGCCCCGATGCGAAGCCGTTTGAGATCGATGCGCCGTTGGCGATCACCGGTTTGGATATCGAGGTGCACGTCGATTTGGAACAGTTCATCGATTTCAAAGCCGAGTTGGCTCGATTGGAAAAACTGCGAGACCAGGTGGTCAAACAGATTGGCGGAAAAGAGCAGAAACTTTCCAACGAAAACTTTGTCGCGCGTGCCCCCGCTGAGGTGGTGGCGAAGGAACGCGAGTCGCTTGACGAATTAAAGCGACAACTCGAATCGGTTGAGAATGACATTTTGCGACTCAAGAGTAAACTTGGTTAG
- a CDS encoding arylsulfatase has protein sequence MRYLQKLRLSLFAIALIAIPATLHAQTKQPNIIMIMGDDIGWFNIGAYHRGMMSGKTPNIDRLAREGMMFTDYYAEASCTAGRANFITGMLPYRTGMTTVGQAGSPIGLPAEAPTIATVLKDMGYTTGQFGKNHLGDLNEFLPTVRGFDEFFGYLYHLDAMSDPFWPGYPTDLLDQIGPRNLVHSWASDVDDPTVQPRWGKIGKQKIEDKGPLPPHPTDGIAHNMEDIDDHILELTTNFMEKAQQDDKPFFVWLNPTRMHIFTHLNDKYKALEGQDNYGLQEAGMAQFDDIVGAVISKLEELGIADNTIIGVTTDNGTEVFTWPDGGNTPFKGTKGMTTEGGFRAPMILRWPNHVPAGSVQNGITSGLDWLPTLAAAAGNPNLSEQLKQGKKMGDRTYKVHLDGYNQLDMLTKGDASQREEVWYFGESSLGAVRIGDWKYVFIEQPEGWPGAKNKLNMPIIHNLRRDPFERYSDHNWGVGSSDYMMSFYAREFWRFIFVQKKVAELAKTAIEFPPMQKGASFNLKAVKEQIQAAVQSHHGG, from the coding sequence ATGCGGTACCTTCAAAAACTTCGCCTCTCGCTGTTCGCGATTGCGCTGATCGCAATTCCCGCAACCCTACACGCCCAAACCAAGCAGCCCAACATCATCATGATCATGGGCGATGACATCGGCTGGTTCAACATTGGCGCCTATCACCGTGGAATGATGTCGGGCAAGACACCGAACATCGATCGCTTGGCGCGTGAGGGGATGATGTTTACCGATTACTATGCCGAAGCAAGTTGCACCGCCGGTCGCGCCAATTTTATTACGGGCATGCTTCCCTATCGAACGGGAATGACCACGGTGGGGCAAGCAGGCTCGCCAATCGGTTTGCCTGCAGAAGCGCCAACGATCGCGACGGTGCTCAAAGACATGGGGTACACGACGGGCCAATTTGGCAAGAACCATTTAGGTGACTTAAACGAGTTCCTGCCCACCGTCCGCGGCTTCGATGAATTCTTTGGATACCTTTACCACCTTGATGCAATGTCCGATCCGTTTTGGCCTGGGTATCCAACAGATCTTCTTGACCAGATCGGACCACGCAATCTAGTTCATTCCTGGGCCAGCGACGTGGACGATCCAACCGTGCAACCTCGTTGGGGAAAAATCGGCAAACAAAAGATCGAGGATAAAGGTCCGTTGCCGCCACATCCCACCGACGGCATCGCGCATAACATGGAAGACATTGATGATCACATCCTTGAACTGACCACCAATTTCATGGAGAAAGCACAGCAGGATGACAAACCGTTCTTTGTTTGGTTGAATCCGACGCGGATGCACATCTTCACACATTTGAATGACAAATACAAAGCACTCGAGGGCCAAGACAATTACGGTTTGCAAGAAGCGGGTATGGCCCAGTTTGACGACATTGTCGGTGCGGTGATCAGCAAGTTGGAAGAGCTGGGGATTGCCGACAACACCATCATCGGCGTCACTACCGACAATGGCACCGAAGTTTTTACGTGGCCCGATGGCGGTAACACTCCTTTTAAGGGAACCAAAGGGATGACGACCGAAGGCGGCTTTCGTGCACCGATGATCCTACGATGGCCGAATCATGTTCCCGCCGGCAGTGTGCAAAATGGAATCACATCCGGCTTGGATTGGCTCCCCACATTGGCCGCTGCCGCCGGAAATCCGAATCTGTCAGAACAGCTAAAGCAAGGTAAAAAAATGGGCGACCGCACCTACAAAGTTCACCTGGATGGTTACAACCAATTGGACATGCTCACCAAGGGGGACGCCAGTCAAAGGGAAGAGGTTTGGTACTTTGGAGAATCGAGTTTGGGAGCGGTGCGAATCGGTGATTGGAAATATGTGTTCATCGAGCAACCCGAAGGTTGGCCGGGTGCCAAAAACAAATTGAACATGCCAATCATTCACAACCTGCGACGCGATCCGTTTGAACGCTATAGCGATCATAACTGGGGAGTAGGTTCGTCCGATTACATGATGTCATTCTATGCACGCGAATTTTGGCGTTTCATCTTTGTGCAAAAGAAGGTAGCGGAACTTGCCAAAACGGCCATCGAGTTTCCGCCGATGCAAAAGGGGGCATCATTTAATCTCAAGGCGGTCAAGGAACAGATCCAGGCAGCCGTGCAATCTCATCACGGTGGGTGA
- a CDS encoding two-component regulator propeller domain-containing protein, with amino-acid sequence MHAVAIVRCEGHPADRKLSSQSQTVQLNPDLSLDQYVSSQWTMQSGLPSDQVVDIIQTSDGYLWLATVRGLARFDGLHFTIFNRANTPAFVTNQISKLCRSRDSAFWIGTERGGLIHCRLGQTPAFERFDELLGHPIQCLYEDRDGTLWIGTEAETWTVVGTQCLRRPDAPLNVRAICEDENGTLWLGAAIWMQSRPDRLAATTIQPKPGLYRRDDDRFYRLTQSDGFPDSPSANSVTALCSDHQGGLWIGTLGHSLFRYQNGKFQDHAATLGPKASNYLRLYQDRSQQLWISTFAAGCYRLVHDKATKLSIGNRPVVCLAEDREGILWFGGGQRGLRSLRNPELAKLKLDQRVMMRCVVEDAAGDLWFGSGNPASKDRQTGLHRLDGGVFENYGTDHGLPTNLVTGLAIGSEGRLWIGTNKGLVCRENDRWTTFTTEDGLGRDWIRNVYVDHTGVVWIGFWEGGLQRMQDGTFTRITEFRDADVNWIHEDASGQLWIGSNRGLYRWIDGNLQRVRDVVLDELSTINFTACCESDQGCLWIGTSGGGLCRYAAGRFSNWTSAQGLHEDSIHAIAEDKRGCLWLGGPHGLSSVSVQVLDEIDSGIETRIQVRVHPISSGLDQPRIERNYRPNVVHRKDGTIWFVTTGGTVIVPANGPYQQPLAPIVHIEEVQVNGESQLPCEALEIRSGSRHVDFHFTANTFTAPKQAVFRYRLDGFDDQWLDAGRQRSASYTELPPGEYVFRVTADNGYDVWSEAGATVELRVIPRWWEITWVRVATLMAAIAVVVGYVRHRIQTTHKINVALRREINDRKRAEEESRTNFLQLTRVSRAASMGELTTSIAHEVKQPLFAIVSNAQTAQRLLDREQPDVNEVREALIDISSDGNRAADIIDRVRSLVKKEHCPCVLLHLDEVAREAIRLVEPEICRRGLVIDTQFANHLPAIYGDSIELQQVILNLLINAAQAIDPLASDSDRLTISIAAGDDAVELAVKDHGKGFAEGQVDRLFEPFYTTKPDGTGMGLAINRTIIQAHGGRIWAEKNSDHGMTFRFTLPTPQEIAS; translated from the coding sequence GTGCATGCTGTTGCAATCGTCCGCTGCGAAGGTCACCCCGCGGACCGAAAACTGTCTTCGCAATCACAAACAGTTCAGCTCAATCCTGATCTGTCGCTGGATCAGTACGTGTCTAGTCAGTGGACCATGCAGAGCGGGCTACCATCAGACCAAGTTGTCGACATCATTCAGACGTCCGATGGCTATCTGTGGCTGGCCACCGTGCGCGGATTGGCACGGTTTGATGGTTTGCATTTTACGATTTTCAACCGCGCCAACACACCCGCATTTGTCACCAATCAAATCAGCAAGCTTTGTCGCAGTCGAGATTCGGCCTTCTGGATTGGCACTGAGCGTGGCGGGCTGATTCATTGCCGACTTGGTCAAACGCCTGCGTTCGAGCGTTTTGACGAGTTGCTAGGACATCCGATTCAGTGTTTATATGAGGATCGTGACGGCACACTTTGGATCGGGACGGAGGCGGAAACATGGACCGTCGTCGGCACCCAGTGCCTACGTCGGCCCGATGCTCCACTAAACGTGCGAGCCATTTGCGAGGATGAAAACGGAACGCTGTGGCTGGGCGCGGCGATTTGGATGCAGTCTCGACCAGACCGACTGGCGGCGACAACGATTCAGCCAAAACCTGGACTGTATCGCCGTGACGATGATCGCTTTTACCGGTTGACGCAGTCCGACGGATTTCCGGACTCGCCGTCCGCCAACTCGGTCACGGCACTTTGTTCAGATCACCAGGGTGGGCTGTGGATTGGCACACTTGGTCACTCCTTGTTCCGTTATCAGAACGGCAAATTTCAAGACCACGCTGCTACGCTCGGTCCGAAAGCCTCTAATTACTTGCGGCTGTATCAAGACCGCAGCCAGCAGTTATGGATCAGCACTTTTGCCGCCGGATGTTACCGTCTTGTTCACGACAAGGCCACGAAGCTTTCCATCGGAAATCGACCGGTCGTTTGTCTTGCCGAGGACCGTGAAGGAATTCTTTGGTTTGGCGGTGGTCAACGCGGTCTTCGCAGCCTCCGTAATCCGGAGCTTGCTAAGCTCAAACTCGATCAACGCGTCATGATGCGATGCGTCGTCGAAGACGCTGCGGGGGACCTCTGGTTTGGTAGCGGCAATCCTGCCTCGAAAGATCGTCAAACGGGACTGCATCGTCTGGACGGCGGTGTGTTTGAAAATTACGGCACCGATCACGGGCTGCCGACAAACTTGGTAACGGGACTAGCGATTGGATCCGAGGGTCGGTTATGGATCGGTACGAACAAGGGATTAGTTTGTCGTGAGAATGATCGGTGGACCACGTTCACAACCGAGGACGGATTGGGACGAGATTGGATTCGCAACGTTTACGTGGATCACACCGGAGTGGTGTGGATTGGTTTTTGGGAAGGCGGTTTGCAGCGAATGCAGGATGGCACATTCACTCGCATCACGGAATTCAGGGATGCCGATGTAAACTGGATTCATGAAGATGCCAGTGGACAGCTTTGGATCGGATCCAATCGTGGATTGTACCGCTGGATTGACGGCAATCTTCAACGCGTCCGGGACGTTGTGCTTGACGAGCTTTCGACGATCAACTTCACGGCATGCTGCGAGAGCGATCAAGGCTGTCTTTGGATCGGGACCAGTGGCGGAGGATTGTGTCGCTATGCAGCGGGTCGCTTTTCCAATTGGACCAGTGCCCAGGGGTTGCACGAGGATTCCATTCATGCGATTGCCGAGGACAAGCGAGGGTGTTTGTGGCTAGGCGGCCCTCATGGTCTGTCATCCGTGTCGGTACAGGTACTCGACGAAATCGATTCTGGTATCGAAACACGGATCCAGGTTCGAGTGCATCCAATTAGCAGTGGATTAGACCAACCTCGCATCGAACGCAACTACCGTCCCAATGTTGTGCATCGCAAGGACGGAACCATCTGGTTTGTGACCACCGGTGGTACGGTGATCGTACCGGCGAACGGCCCTTATCAGCAACCGCTCGCTCCGATCGTCCACATTGAAGAGGTTCAGGTTAACGGCGAATCACAACTTCCCTGCGAGGCGCTCGAGATACGATCGGGATCAAGGCACGTCGACTTTCATTTTACCGCGAATACGTTTACGGCCCCGAAGCAAGCGGTTTTTCGCTACCGGCTGGACGGATTCGATGATCAATGGCTTGATGCAGGCAGGCAACGGTCCGCCAGCTATACCGAATTGCCCCCAGGCGAATATGTCTTTCGTGTCACTGCGGACAATGGATATGACGTTTGGAGCGAAGCAGGAGCGACGGTGGAATTGCGGGTGATCCCTCGCTGGTGGGAAATCACCTGGGTGCGAGTCGCCACTCTGATGGCGGCGATTGCCGTGGTGGTCGGTTACGTTCGACATCGGATACAGACAACACACAAAATCAACGTCGCGTTGCGTCGTGAAATCAATGATCGCAAACGAGCGGAAGAGGAGTCTCGGACGAATTTTCTGCAACTAACTCGCGTCTCTCGCGCGGCTAGCATGGGAGAGCTGACCACATCGATTGCACACGAAGTGAAACAGCCTCTTTTCGCGATCGTCAGCAACGCGCAAACGGCCCAGCGGTTGCTTGACCGCGAGCAACCGGATGTCAATGAAGTCCGCGAGGCTTTGATCGATATCTCCAGTGATGGTAATCGCGCCGCCGACATCATTGATCGGGTGCGTTCGCTGGTGAAAAAGGAACACTGTCCCTGCGTCCTGTTGCACTTAGACGAGGTGGCACGTGAGGCAATTCGGTTGGTTGAACCCGAGATTTGTCGACGAGGATTGGTCATCGATACCCAATTTGCAAATCATCTTCCGGCGATTTATGGGGATTCGATTGAGCTGCAGCAAGTCATCCTTAACTTGCTGATCAATGCGGCTCAAGCGATCGACCCGCTTGCATCCGATTCCGATCGGCTGACGATCAGCATCGCTGCCGGCGACGATGCCGTCGAACTTGCGGTCAAGGATCATGGGAAAGGATTCGCAGAGGGGCAAGTCGACCGACTGTTTGAACCGTTCTACACCACCAAGCCTGATGGCACCGGGATGGGGCTTGCCATCAATCGTACGATCATCCAAGCACATGGCGGACGGATCTGGGCCGAGAAAAATAGTGATCACGGAATGACGTTTCGATTTACCTTGCCTACGCCTCAGGAGATTGCGTCATGA
- a CDS encoding response regulator transcription factor, whose amino-acid sequence MSVPNATVYVIDDDASIRKAMTRMFKSLDLQVLTFENADEFLHYPRPDQAGCLILDVYMPGLSGIQLQQQLVASDFDLPIVFITGEGDIPMTVQAIQAGAIDFLPKPVDDQKLIDTVQQAIDRNARERTELVQRREFRDRFGSLSKRENDVIMLVICGLLNKQIARRLGITENTVKVHRGRAMVKTEVDSVAELVRLCEHAGIAPAED is encoded by the coding sequence ATGAGCGTCCCCAACGCTACGGTGTACGTGATTGACGATGATGCATCGATCCGTAAAGCGATGACACGAATGTTTAAATCGCTTGATTTGCAAGTCCTTACCTTTGAAAACGCAGACGAATTCTTGCACTACCCGCGACCGGATCAGGCAGGTTGTCTGATCTTGGACGTCTATATGCCCGGGCTCAGTGGCATTCAGCTTCAGCAGCAGTTAGTGGCCAGCGATTTTGATCTGCCAATCGTCTTCATTACCGGCGAAGGCGACATCCCGATGACCGTTCAAGCGATCCAGGCCGGTGCGATCGATTTCCTGCCCAAACCCGTTGATGATCAGAAACTGATCGATACCGTGCAACAAGCGATTGATCGCAACGCGCGCGAGCGAACCGAGCTTGTCCAACGGCGTGAATTCCGCGATCGATTCGGTTCACTTTCGAAACGAGAAAACGATGTCATCATGCTCGTGATTTGTGGGCTGTTGAACAAGCAAATCGCCAGACGGTTGGGAATCACCGAAAATACCGTCAAAGTCCATCGGGGCCGCGCGATGGTAAAAACGGAAGTCGATTCGGTTGCGGAATTGGTGCGGCTTTGCGAACACGCCGGTATCGCACCGGCTGAGGATTGA
- a CDS encoding response regulator transcription factor, producing the protein MDEPLRISIVDDDASVRRALDRLCRSAGYIVLAYESAEAFLEFAVDPIDCLILDVHLMGLSGLQLQQHLHDLGKHIPIVFVTAFEDDSTRLQAIAMGALAFLQKPLDNEQLLDVIETSFRHSE; encoded by the coding sequence ATGGACGAGCCCCTCCGAATTTCGATTGTGGATGATGACGCATCGGTGCGTCGAGCTTTGGACCGGCTCTGCAGATCCGCAGGATACATTGTGCTGGCGTATGAATCCGCTGAAGCTTTCTTGGAATTCGCAGTTGATCCAATTGACTGCTTGATCCTGGATGTCCACCTGATGGGGCTTAGCGGATTGCAGCTACAACAGCATTTGCATGACCTTGGCAAACACATCCCCATCGTGTTTGTCACCGCGTTTGAAGATGATTCAACGCGACTTCAAGCGATTGCAATGGGCGCGTTAGCCTTCTTGCAAAAACCACTCGACAACGAGCAGCTACTCGATGTCATTGAAACGTCGTTCCGTCATAGCGAATGA
- a CDS encoding ABC transporter ATP-binding protein has translation MIELNNTTKLYGHVIGVNDLTLTLPTGAYGLVGPNGSGKTTLINLLIGHLRPTLGRVSVFGQDPFQHRSLLSRIGLCPATDILYPNVSARTWVTYLVRLHGFSRRESQSMADAALELVGMSSAMHRPIGTYSLGMRQRTKIAQAIAHHPELLILDEPYNGLDPVGRDEMTTLLKQWTRQGKGLLFASHVLQEIESVTSSFLLIFGGRLLASGTAGEIESLLSDTPQEVRVIGRDAPQLIHRLVDMPWVNSLQLTDQRSELRIALRDPSQFYERLAGWIAEDGLRIDQLQTAEGNLTALFASLLKHHRGETA, from the coding sequence ATGATTGAACTCAACAACACGACCAAATTGTACGGGCATGTGATCGGAGTCAACGATTTGACACTCACGCTGCCGACCGGTGCGTATGGTTTGGTGGGACCAAACGGTTCCGGAAAAACCACGCTGATCAATTTGTTGATCGGCCATTTGCGACCGACGCTCGGGCGGGTGTCGGTGTTCGGACAGGATCCATTTCAACATCGCAGCTTGCTGTCGCGGATCGGGCTGTGCCCTGCCACGGACATTTTGTATCCGAATGTTTCGGCGAGAACTTGGGTAACGTACCTCGTTCGACTGCACGGTTTTTCTCGACGCGAGAGTCAATCGATGGCCGACGCTGCGTTGGAACTGGTAGGAATGTCCTCGGCAATGCATCGACCAATCGGGACCTATTCGCTGGGCATGCGACAACGCACGAAAATCGCTCAAGCGATCGCCCATCATCCCGAGTTGCTGATTTTGGACGAACCGTACAATGGATTGGACCCGGTTGGCCGCGACGAGATGACGACGCTGCTAAAACAGTGGACACGGCAAGGCAAGGGGCTGTTGTTTGCGAGTCATGTGTTACAGGAAATCGAATCGGTGACTTCGTCGTTCCTGTTAATCTTCGGAGGCCGTTTGCTGGCATCGGGGACCGCCGGTGAGATCGAATCGCTTTTGTCGGACACGCCCCAGGAAGTCCGCGTGATTGGGCGTGATGCACCGCAATTGATTCATCGTTTGGTCGACATGCCGTGGGTCAATTCGCTGCAGTTGACCGATCAACGCAGCGAGTTGCGAATCGCACTCCGCGATCCAAGTCAGTTTTATGAACGGCTGGCTGGCTGGATCGCCGAGGATGGGCTGCGAATCGATCAACTGCAGACGGCCGAGGGCAACTTGACCGCCTTGTTTGCGTCATTACTGAAGCATCACCGCGGAGAAACAGCGTGA
- a CDS encoding ABC transporter ATP-binding protein, with protein MPALRDVSVTVAPGITGLLGPNGSGKSTLIKALLGLVKTQSGSGHVLGYPWPRDVRSIRDSVGYLPEDDCYITGLVGVESVALMARLSGLAGTEALRRAHEMMDFCDFGEERYREIQSYSTGMRQKLKFAQALVHDPPLMILDEPTTGLDPDQRASMLNRIRTLALRHGKSVILSTHILPDVRAVCDNVVILVGGTVRIVDSLENLSRPSSPTLHVTTLGDSSGLVAKATDAGYLVLHSDDGSLRIEGIEATETAQVWRWAAETHTSIRRMQPALNSLDKIFMDVAKGPATLITNESTESLNAGQ; from the coding sequence GTGCCTGCGCTGCGAGACGTGTCGGTGACCGTGGCGCCGGGCATTACGGGGCTGTTGGGACCAAACGGGTCGGGCAAAAGCACGCTGATCAAGGCACTTTTGGGACTCGTGAAAACGCAATCCGGGTCGGGACACGTGCTCGGGTACCCGTGGCCTCGCGACGTGCGATCGATCCGTGACTCGGTGGGGTACCTACCCGAGGACGATTGTTACATCACCGGATTGGTCGGTGTCGAATCGGTGGCATTGATGGCTCGTTTATCGGGGCTGGCCGGTACCGAAGCGTTGCGGCGAGCTCACGAGATGATGGACTTCTGTGATTTTGGTGAAGAGCGGTATCGCGAGATCCAATCGTATTCGACCGGCATGCGTCAGAAACTAAAGTTTGCTCAGGCGTTAGTGCATGATCCGCCGCTGATGATTCTAGACGAACCGACGACCGGTTTGGATCCCGATCAACGAGCGTCGATGTTAAACCGAATTCGCACGTTGGCGCTGCGACACGGTAAATCGGTGATCTTGTCAACGCATATCTTGCCCGACGTCCGAGCGGTTTGTGACAACGTCGTCATCCTGGTGGGCGGCACCGTCCGCATCGTCGATTCGCTGGAAAACCTCAGCCGTCCAAGCTCGCCCACGCTACACGTCACGACGCTTGGCGATTCATCAGGGCTGGTCGCCAAGGCAACCGACGCGGGGTACCTTGTTTTGCACAGCGACGATGGTTCACTGCGAATCGAGGGGATCGAAGCGACTGAAACCGCTCAAGTTTGGAGGTGGGCCGCCGAGACACATACGTCGATTCGCCGAATGCAGCCCGCACTCAATTCGCTGGACAAGATCTTTATGGATGTAGCCAAGGGGCCTGCGACGCTGATAACGAATGAATCAACGGAGTCGCTGAATGCCGGTCAATGA